One Desulfatitalea tepidiphila genomic region harbors:
- a CDS encoding multidrug effflux MFS transporter, translating into MNHIRALLLLSLLAAFPPMSTDMYLPALPTLQILWHADTATINLTLILFFVCFSAALLIYGPISDSFGRRPLLLVGIGVYMAASVLCGLADSVHSLILFRIFQALGAASAASLTMAIAKDLFETNERQQLLAYLGVIVALAPMLAPMLGGLIIKWLSWQWVFFIQGLWGLIAFGGVLRMPEPLKIKVPATINQILGRYLRLLKNGRYLVMTLLISMCMTPLFAFIAGSPSIYMSHFRLGPQRFGLYFGANALAMMCGSFLCGWLTRRVKGWLLLRIGFAGMVVGGCAIGFIGHLGPPAFAAAMFTVTICLGLTRPMSNNLVLEQVEQDVGTAASLLMFVHFVAGAAGMALISQPWSDRIGIIAALSAGCGLTILVGLQVMAFYWKSAFKAVQ; encoded by the coding sequence ATGAACCATATCCGTGCGTTGCTGCTGCTCTCTTTACTGGCCGCATTTCCGCCCATGAGCACCGACATGTACCTTCCGGCGTTGCCTACGCTGCAAATCCTTTGGCACGCCGACACCGCCACCATCAACCTGACCCTGATTCTTTTTTTCGTCTGTTTCAGTGCCGCCCTGCTGATTTACGGCCCCATATCGGACAGCTTCGGCCGTCGCCCGCTGCTTCTCGTCGGCATCGGCGTCTACATGGCCGCCAGCGTCTTATGCGGCCTTGCCGACAGCGTGCACAGCCTGATTCTATTTCGCATCTTTCAAGCCTTGGGCGCCGCCTCGGCGGCCTCACTCACCATGGCCATCGCAAAGGATCTGTTTGAGACGAACGAGCGTCAGCAACTGCTGGCCTATCTGGGGGTGATCGTGGCCCTGGCCCCCATGCTGGCCCCCATGCTGGGGGGCCTGATTATCAAATGGCTCAGCTGGCAGTGGGTCTTCTTCATCCAAGGCCTGTGGGGCCTCATTGCCTTCGGCGGGGTGCTGCGCATGCCGGAACCCCTTAAAATCAAGGTTCCGGCCACGATCAACCAAATCCTGGGACGATACCTGCGGTTGCTGAAAAACGGCCGCTACCTGGTCATGACCCTGCTCATCTCCATGTGCATGACGCCGCTCTTCGCCTTCATCGCCGGTTCACCGAGCATCTATATGTCTCATTTCCGACTCGGCCCACAGCGCTTCGGACTCTATTTTGGCGCCAACGCTTTGGCCATGATGTGCGGCTCGTTTCTGTGCGGTTGGCTGACCCGGCGGGTAAAAGGCTGGCTGCTGCTGCGCATCGGATTCGCCGGCATGGTTGTCGGCGGATGCGCCATCGGTTTCATCGGCCATCTGGGACCGCCGGCCTTTGCCGCCGCCATGTTTACGGTAACCATCTGCTTGGGGCTGACACGGCCGATGAGCAATAACCTGGTGCTCGAGCAAGTGGAGCAGGATGTGGGAACCGCCGCCTCCCTGCTCATGTTCGTTCATTTCGTGGCCGGTGCCGCCGGCATGGCGTTGATCTCCCAACCATGGTCGGATCGAATCGGCATCATCGCGGCTCTGTCAGCGGGTTGCGGTCTGACGATCCTGGTCGGCTTGCAAGTGATGGCCTTTTATTGGAAAAGCGCGTTCAAAGCGGTTCAATAG
- a CDS encoding propionyl-CoA synthetase gives MTNAYDLAFERSINDPEGYWGEAAEDIVWIKRWDKVLDGSNLPFYRWFVGGVLNTCYNAVDHHVATGRGDQPAIIYDSPVTNTIKTYTYSQLQQETSSFAGVLKAQGVEKGDRVIIYMPMIPEAAIAMLACARIGAVHSVVFGGFAANELATRINDAKPKVIVSASCGIEVQRVIPYKPLLDGAIDMAKSKPQKCIIFQRPMHKSELVAGRDLDWQEAMASAKPADCVPVAATDPLYILYTSGTTGQPKGVVRDNGGHAVALKWSMKSVYNVDAGEVYWAASDVGWVVGHSYIVYAPLLKGCTTILFEGKPVGTPDAGVFWRVISQHKVCTMFTAPTAFRAIKREDPKGELIKKYDLSKFRALFLAGERLDPDTLKWARGHLGIPVIDHWWQTETGWAICANCMGLHTFEVKEGSPTKPAPGWNLQVLDPESKQPVKAGDIGALVVKLPLPPGSLPTLWNNDQRYIESYLEEFDGYYKTADAGFIDTDGYAFVMSRTDDIINVAGHRLSTGAMEEVLSDHPDVAECAVLGVEDSLKGQVPVGFVVLKAGVKRPEKEIIDEVVKMVRDRIGPVASFKKATVVKRLPKTRSGKILRGTIQKIADNKAFKTPATIDDPAILGEIEAALNTIGLAGSRPK, from the coding sequence ATGACCAACGCGTACGATCTGGCTTTTGAACGCTCCATCAACGACCCGGAAGGGTACTGGGGCGAAGCGGCGGAGGACATTGTATGGATCAAACGGTGGGACAAGGTGCTCGACGGCAGCAATCTGCCCTTTTACCGATGGTTCGTGGGCGGTGTGCTCAACACCTGCTACAACGCGGTGGATCATCACGTCGCCACGGGCCGGGGAGATCAGCCGGCGATCATTTATGACAGCCCCGTCACCAACACGATCAAAACTTACACTTACAGCCAATTGCAGCAGGAGACGTCGAGCTTTGCCGGCGTTCTCAAGGCCCAGGGTGTGGAAAAGGGCGACCGGGTCATCATTTACATGCCCATGATACCCGAGGCAGCCATCGCCATGTTGGCCTGTGCGCGTATCGGCGCCGTGCATTCGGTCGTTTTCGGCGGTTTTGCCGCCAACGAGTTGGCCACGCGCATCAACGACGCCAAACCCAAGGTGATCGTCTCGGCTTCCTGCGGTATCGAGGTCCAAAGGGTGATCCCCTATAAACCGTTGCTCGATGGCGCCATCGACATGGCCAAATCCAAACCCCAGAAGTGCATCATCTTTCAACGGCCCATGCACAAAAGCGAGCTGGTAGCCGGACGCGACCTGGATTGGCAGGAGGCCATGGCCTCGGCCAAACCGGCCGACTGCGTACCGGTGGCGGCCACCGACCCGCTGTATATCCTCTACACCTCGGGCACCACGGGGCAGCCCAAGGGCGTGGTGCGGGACAATGGCGGTCATGCGGTGGCCCTGAAATGGAGTATGAAAAGCGTCTATAACGTCGATGCCGGCGAAGTTTACTGGGCCGCCTCGGATGTGGGCTGGGTCGTGGGCCATTCGTATATCGTCTATGCCCCCCTGCTCAAGGGCTGCACGACGATCCTCTTCGAAGGCAAACCGGTGGGCACGCCCGACGCAGGCGTCTTCTGGCGGGTCATTTCCCAACATAAAGTGTGCACCATGTTCACCGCCCCTACCGCCTTCCGGGCCATCAAACGCGAAGACCCCAAGGGCGAACTGATCAAAAAGTACGACCTGTCCAAATTCCGGGCCCTTTTCCTCGCGGGCGAGCGCCTCGACCCCGATACCCTCAAGTGGGCCCGGGGCCACCTGGGCATACCGGTGATCGACCACTGGTGGCAAACCGAGACCGGCTGGGCCATCTGTGCCAACTGCATGGGCCTGCACACCTTCGAGGTCAAAGAGGGATCGCCCACCAAACCCGCGCCGGGCTGGAACCTGCAGGTGCTGGATCCAGAAAGCAAACAACCGGTCAAGGCCGGCGATATCGGCGCCCTGGTCGTCAAACTGCCGTTGCCGCCGGGCAGCCTGCCGACCCTGTGGAACAATGACCAACGCTACATCGAATCCTACCTGGAAGAGTTCGATGGCTATTACAAAACCGCCGATGCCGGCTTCATCGACACGGATGGGTATGCCTTTGTCATGTCCCGCACCGACGACATCATCAATGTGGCCGGCCACCGTCTCTCCACCGGCGCCATGGAGGAGGTGCTCTCCGATCATCCGGATGTGGCCGAATGCGCCGTGCTGGGCGTGGAGGACAGCCTCAAGGGCCAAGTGCCGGTGGGCTTTGTCGTACTCAAGGCCGGGGTCAAGCGACCCGAGAAGGAGATCATCGACGAAGTGGTGAAAATGGTCCGCGACCGCATCGGACCGGTGGCCTCGTTCAAAAAAGCCACTGTGGTCAAACGGCTGCCCAAGACCCGCTCGGGCAAGATCCTGCGCGGCACGATCCAGAAAATCGCCGACAACAAAGCGTTCAAGACGCCGGCCACCATCGATGATCCGGCCATCCTGGGGGAAATCGAGGCGGCCTTGAACACCATCGGCCTGGCCGGTTCTCGACCCAAATAA
- a CDS encoding anaerobic ribonucleoside-triphosphate reductase activating protein, with protein sequence MWLRRPIKPVQPADKKATLGSVSIMNLAGLQKTSLIDYPGRVSCVVFVTGCNFTCPFCHNGELARGEWPSRLPLDRFIEFLTPRRKLLDGVVISGGEPTLHPHLADLCRAVRRLHLRIKLDTNGSRPDVLARLFDERLVDYVAMDIKTPIASYHPALVHEDITAHLRRSIQLIMQTSPDYEFRTTCVRPFVDAQRILDMARAIQGARRYVLQSFRPQKMLQPDFFETIEPVISPAEIHHFRELSSPLVENCVIRTEHD encoded by the coding sequence ATGTGGCTGCGAAGACCGATCAAACCGGTGCAGCCTGCCGATAAAAAGGCCACCCTTGGATCCGTCTCCATCATGAACCTGGCCGGACTTCAAAAGACGTCGCTGATCGACTATCCGGGGCGGGTCAGCTGTGTGGTCTTTGTGACTGGCTGCAACTTCACCTGCCCCTTTTGCCATAATGGGGAACTTGCCAGGGGAGAATGGCCCTCGCGTCTTCCCCTCGACCGTTTTATCGAATTTCTCACTCCCCGCAGGAAGCTGCTCGACGGCGTGGTGATCAGCGGCGGCGAGCCGACCCTTCATCCCCATTTGGCCGATCTCTGCCGGGCTGTCCGCCGGCTGCATCTGCGCATCAAACTCGACACCAACGGCAGCCGTCCAGATGTTCTCGCCCGGCTGTTCGACGAGCGGCTGGTCGACTACGTGGCCATGGACATCAAAACGCCGATCGCATCCTATCATCCGGCCCTGGTCCACGAGGACATCACCGCCCACCTCCGGCGCAGCATCCAACTGATCATGCAGACATCCCCGGATTATGAATTCCGCACCACTTGTGTCCGCCCCTTTGTCGACGCGCAGCGGATCCTCGACATGGCCCGCGCCATCCAGGGAGCCCGTCGCTATGTCCTGCAATCCTTTCGACCCCAAAAAATGCTCCAGCCAGACTTCTTCGAAACGATCGAGCCCGTCATTTCACCAGCAGAGATTCATCATTTCAGGGAGTTGTCGTCGCCCCTGGTGGAAAACTGTGTGATCCGCACGGAACATGATTAA
- a CDS encoding ribonucleoside triphosphate reductase — protein MFEQIKKRDGRIVEFDSTKITAAIAKAGNATGEFGEREARKLTLRVLTLAHEMRLGDQPEVEEIQDIVEHVLLDSPFHATAKAYVLYREQHAQIRSIATKANVDLVEHYIQRLDWKIKENSNMCYSLQGLNNYISSDVTSEYWLNRIYPPDIRNAHKDGDLHIHDLSLLSVYCVGWDLKDLLKNGFKGVEGKVESAPPKHLRSALGQIVNFFYTLQGEAAGAQALSNFDTLLAPFVRYDELTYDKVKQALQEFIFNINIPTRVGFQTPFTNITMDLSVPSILKDHPVIVGGRELEATYAEFQPEMDLINRAFAEVMMAGDAKGRVFTFPIPTYNITPDFDWNNPNLDLVWQMTAKYGIPYFSNFVNSDMSPEDARSMCCRLRLDNRELLKRGGGLFGANPLTGSIGVVTINLPRIGHLADGEKDFFQRLETRVRQAVESLTIKRKVLEKFTEKNLYPYSRFYLREIKQGSGTYWKNHFSTVGIIGMNEACLNFIRKDIGTMEGQAFALKVMDFLRDLLAGVQEETGDIFNLEATPAEGTSFRLAMLDKKKFPRIVCSNEVEYEKGAAPYYTNSTQLPVNYTDDLYETLQLQDQLQTKYTGGTVLHVFLGERIGDIDAVKSLVRKIAGNYRLPYFTLTPTFSICPSHGYLAGEQPRCTHCNQETEIYSRVVGYLRPVKQWNDGKQAEFALRKTYRATSIDGDLTATVIGRSPAGRAIEKVATVHLEAHVAAKTDQTGAACR, from the coding sequence GTGTTTGAACAAATTAAAAAACGCGACGGACGAATTGTTGAGTTCGATTCCACCAAGATTACTGCCGCCATCGCCAAGGCCGGCAACGCCACCGGTGAATTCGGCGAACGCGAGGCGCGCAAACTGACGTTACGCGTGTTGACCCTGGCGCATGAAATGCGCCTGGGCGATCAGCCCGAGGTGGAAGAGATCCAGGACATCGTGGAGCATGTTCTGCTCGACTCTCCGTTTCACGCCACTGCCAAGGCCTACGTCCTCTATCGCGAGCAGCATGCCCAGATCCGCAGCATCGCCACCAAGGCCAACGTGGACCTGGTCGAGCACTACATCCAGCGGCTGGATTGGAAAATCAAAGAGAACAGCAACATGTGCTATTCCCTGCAGGGGCTCAACAACTACATCTCCTCGGATGTCACGTCCGAGTACTGGCTCAACCGGATCTATCCCCCGGATATCCGTAACGCCCACAAGGATGGCGACCTGCACATCCACGACCTGAGCCTGCTGTCGGTCTACTGCGTGGGATGGGACCTGAAGGACCTGTTGAAAAACGGATTCAAGGGGGTCGAGGGCAAGGTGGAGAGCGCGCCGCCCAAGCACCTGCGCTCCGCCCTCGGTCAAATCGTCAATTTTTTCTACACGCTCCAGGGAGAGGCCGCCGGGGCCCAGGCCCTTTCCAATTTCGACACGCTACTGGCCCCGTTCGTGCGCTACGATGAATTGACCTACGACAAGGTCAAGCAGGCGCTCCAGGAGTTTATCTTCAATATCAATATTCCCACCCGGGTGGGCTTCCAGACCCCGTTCACCAACATTACCATGGATCTTTCCGTACCTTCGATTCTCAAAGACCACCCGGTGATCGTGGGCGGCCGGGAATTGGAGGCCACCTACGCCGAGTTCCAGCCTGAAATGGACCTGATCAACCGCGCCTTTGCCGAGGTGATGATGGCCGGCGACGCCAAGGGCCGGGTGTTCACCTTTCCCATTCCCACGTATAACATCACGCCCGATTTCGACTGGAACAATCCCAATCTCGATCTGGTCTGGCAGATGACCGCCAAGTACGGCATCCCCTACTTTTCGAACTTCGTCAACTCGGATATGTCGCCGGAGGACGCCCGCTCCATGTGCTGCCGGCTGCGCCTGGACAACCGAGAACTGCTCAAACGCGGCGGCGGCCTGTTCGGCGCCAATCCGCTGACCGGATCCATCGGGGTGGTGACCATCAATCTGCCCCGTATCGGACACTTGGCCGATGGGGAAAAGGATTTCTTCCAGCGCCTGGAAACCCGGGTGCGCCAGGCCGTGGAAAGTTTGACCATCAAACGAAAGGTGCTCGAAAAGTTCACCGAAAAAAATCTCTACCCCTATTCGCGCTTCTACCTTCGGGAGATCAAACAAGGCAGCGGCACCTATTGGAAGAATCACTTCTCCACCGTCGGCATCATCGGCATGAACGAAGCCTGCCTCAACTTTATCCGCAAGGATATCGGCACCATGGAAGGACAGGCCTTCGCACTCAAGGTGATGGACTTTCTGCGCGACCTGCTGGCCGGGGTTCAAGAAGAAACCGGAGATATCTTCAACCTGGAAGCCACCCCGGCCGAAGGCACCTCTTTCCGCCTGGCCATGCTGGACAAGAAAAAATTCCCCCGCATCGTGTGCTCCAACGAGGTGGAATATGAAAAGGGAGCCGCGCCCTACTACACCAACTCGACCCAGTTGCCGGTCAACTACACCGACGACCTGTATGAAACTCTCCAGCTTCAAGACCAGCTGCAGACCAAATATACCGGTGGCACGGTTCTGCACGTATTTCTCGGCGAACGGATCGGCGATATCGATGCGGTCAAGTCCCTGGTGCGCAAAATAGCCGGCAACTACCGGCTGCCTTACTTTACCCTGACCCCCACCTTCAGCATCTGTCCTTCCCACGGGTATCTGGCCGGTGAACAGCCGCGTTGCACCCACTGCAACCAGGAGACCGAGATCTACTCTCGCGTGGTCGGTTACCTGCGGCCGGTCAAACAGTGGAATGACGGCAAGCAGGCCGAATTCGCCCTGCGAAAAACGTATCGCGCGACATCCATCGATGGGGACCTCACCGCCACGGTGATCGGCCGAAGTCCAGCGGGCCGCGCGATAGAGAAGGTCGCCACGGTCCATCTGGAGGCTCATGTGGCTGCGAAGACCGATCAAACCGGTGCAGCCTGCCGATAA
- a CDS encoding vitamin B12-dependent ribonucleotide reductase has protein sequence MRQKAKIIETTEGIIDLATYSWDDERFSRVLIQQHPMDDEQAQSISRFVREAIDELKIQRITPPIVDAVVKATLEEHGVSKLVHVPLDKSLFVRNGLHLTPNAVTVLERRYLKKDEYGRLQENPSQMFRRVARHIAQADLNYDPEADVPAVEEAFFALMAEQKFLPNSPTLMNAGRRLGQLAACFVLPVEDSMEAIFETLKNAAIIHKSGGGTGFSFSRLRPKNSMVGTTGGVASGPVSFMKIFNTATEQVKQGGTRRGANMAILKVDHPDIMEFIFCKQNDKELNNFNISVAVTDDFMKAVAEGASFDLIDPARKRKTGSLDAREVYAALVQQAWKNGDPGIVFLDRMNRDNPTPDLGAIESTNPCGEQPLLPKEACNLGSINLARCVVADQEEAAIDYEELRRVVWAAVHFLDNTIDMSQYPLAAIDNMVKGNRKVGLGVMGFADLLFQLKIPYNSERALTLAEEVMGFIQAESHAASEDLARHRGAFPNFERSIYKEMGHPPLRNATLTTIAPTGTLSIIANCSSGIEPLFALSFVRTVMDQDRLAEVNPVFEAVARARGFYSQKLMETVAASGSIKDVDGIPEDVKAVFVTAHDISPEWHIRMQAAFQKFTDNAVSKTVNLPRDATAADVRKIYDLAYQLGCKGVTIYRDGSKENQVLSTGSSKTEKDGSPAAVRERPETLEGFTTKIRTGYGHLYVTVTEFDGRPFEVFATIGKSGRSTTAKTEAIGRLVSLALRSGVDVRQIVDQLKGIGGEHPIFQEGGLVLSIPDAISRILERRYLAGNTDKMARPGNSLLGGKCPECGQTISFEEGCQICHFCGFTKCG, from the coding sequence GTGCGTCAAAAAGCCAAAATCATTGAAACCACCGAAGGCATCATCGACCTGGCCACCTATAGCTGGGACGACGAGCGTTTCTCGCGCGTGTTGATCCAGCAGCACCCCATGGACGACGAGCAGGCCCAATCCATCAGCCGTTTCGTTCGAGAGGCCATCGATGAACTCAAGATTCAACGCATCACCCCGCCCATCGTGGATGCGGTGGTCAAGGCCACGCTGGAAGAGCACGGGGTCTCCAAGCTGGTGCATGTGCCCCTGGACAAATCCCTCTTCGTGCGCAACGGTCTGCATCTGACCCCCAACGCGGTGACGGTATTGGAGCGCCGCTACCTGAAAAAGGACGAATACGGCCGCCTGCAGGAAAATCCTTCCCAGATGTTCCGGCGCGTGGCGCGGCATATCGCCCAAGCCGATCTCAACTACGACCCGGAGGCCGATGTGCCGGCCGTCGAGGAGGCCTTTTTCGCCTTGATGGCCGAGCAGAAATTTTTGCCCAACTCGCCCACGCTGATGAATGCCGGACGGCGCCTCGGCCAGCTGGCGGCCTGTTTTGTACTTCCGGTGGAAGACAGCATGGAAGCGATCTTCGAAACGCTCAAGAATGCCGCCATCATTCACAAGTCGGGCGGGGGCACCGGCTTCTCCTTTTCCCGCCTGCGGCCCAAAAATTCCATGGTGGGCACGACCGGCGGGGTGGCCTCCGGACCCGTATCCTTCATGAAGATCTTCAATACGGCCACCGAGCAGGTCAAGCAGGGCGGCACCCGTCGCGGCGCCAACATGGCCATCCTGAAGGTCGACCACCCGGACATCATGGAGTTCATTTTCTGCAAGCAGAACGACAAGGAATTGAACAACTTCAATATCTCCGTGGCGGTCACCGACGATTTCATGAAGGCCGTTGCCGAAGGCGCCTCGTTCGACCTGATCGATCCGGCTCGCAAACGAAAGACCGGTTCTCTCGACGCCAGGGAGGTCTACGCGGCCCTGGTGCAGCAGGCGTGGAAGAACGGGGACCCGGGGATCGTCTTTCTCGATCGCATGAACCGCGACAATCCCACCCCGGACCTCGGCGCCATCGAGAGCACCAATCCATGCGGCGAGCAGCCGCTGCTGCCCAAGGAGGCGTGCAACCTCGGATCGATCAATCTGGCGCGTTGCGTGGTGGCGGATCAGGAGGAGGCGGCCATCGATTACGAGGAGCTGCGGCGGGTGGTGTGGGCGGCGGTCCACTTCCTGGACAATACCATCGACATGTCCCAGTATCCCCTGGCGGCCATCGACAATATGGTCAAGGGCAACCGCAAGGTGGGCCTGGGGGTCATGGGGTTCGCCGATCTGCTGTTCCAGCTCAAGATTCCCTACAACTCGGAACGGGCGCTGACCCTGGCCGAAGAGGTGATGGGGTTCATACAGGCCGAGTCCCATGCCGCATCCGAGGATCTGGCCCGGCACCGGGGGGCTTTTCCCAACTTCGAGCGCAGCATTTACAAAGAGATGGGGCATCCGCCCCTGCGCAACGCCACTTTGACCACGATTGCGCCCACCGGCACCCTGAGTATCATCGCCAATTGCTCGAGCGGTATCGAACCGTTGTTCGCCCTGAGTTTCGTCCGCACGGTGATGGACCAGGACCGGCTGGCCGAAGTCAACCCGGTCTTCGAGGCCGTGGCCCGGGCGCGCGGTTTTTACAGCCAGAAGCTGATGGAGACCGTGGCCGCCAGCGGGTCGATCAAGGATGTGGATGGGATTCCGGAGGATGTGAAGGCAGTGTTTGTCACGGCCCACGATATATCGCCGGAATGGCATATCCGCATGCAGGCCGCCTTTCAGAAATTCACCGACAACGCGGTTTCCAAGACCGTCAATCTGCCCCGCGACGCCACGGCCGCCGACGTGCGCAAGATTTACGATCTCGCCTATCAGTTGGGATGCAAGGGGGTCACCATCTATCGCGACGGCAGCAAGGAGAACCAGGTCCTCTCCACAGGGTCCTCCAAGACAGAAAAGGATGGCAGCCCGGCGGCCGTACGCGAGCGCCCCGAAACCCTGGAGGGGTTTACCACCAAGATCCGCACCGGTTATGGCCATCTGTATGTCACCGTGACGGAATTCGACGGGCGGCCCTTCGAGGTTTTTGCCACCATCGGAAAATCGGGGCGTTCCACGACGGCCAAGACCGAGGCCATCGGCCGGCTGGTCTCCCTGGCCCTGCGTTCGGGGGTGGACGTCCGGCAGATCGTGGATCAACTCAAGGGCATCGGCGGCGAACATCCCATCTTCCAGGAAGGGGGCCTGGTGCTTTCCATCCCCGATGCGATTTCGAGAATCCTCGAACGGCGTTACCTCGCTGGAAACACGGATAAAATGGCGCGCCCCGGCAACAGCCTGTTGGGCGGCAAGTGCCCGGAATGCGGGCAGACGATCAGCTTCGAGGAAGGGTGTCAGATCTGCCACTTCTGCGGATTTACCAAGTGCGGATAG
- a CDS encoding DUF3786 domain-containing protein → MSSGIAEAYRSAQERLSRLDWESAANRLGARWEGRSVHVPFFGESHCIAAEGCQDGHGQPVTMAVGLVLYRYLFDFPGVLPPADRLVTFREIENSGPLVARFADNTHKIIASHFAHDPAKLQEAARNLSAGIDTNRDGYDLLLSFTALPGLNLYLQFNGAEEGFPASAGLMFHRSSETFMGLQCLFILGTYLTGRLIGSDGSP, encoded by the coding sequence ATGAGCAGCGGTATCGCAGAAGCGTATCGTTCGGCCCAGGAACGCCTCTCCCGCCTGGATTGGGAATCGGCCGCCAACCGGCTGGGGGCCCGATGGGAGGGACGATCGGTCCATGTACCGTTTTTCGGGGAGTCGCATTGCATTGCCGCCGAAGGCTGCCAGGATGGCCATGGCCAACCGGTGACCATGGCCGTGGGATTGGTGCTCTACCGGTATCTGTTCGACTTCCCGGGCGTGCTGCCGCCCGCAGACCGGCTGGTGACGTTCAGGGAAATCGAAAACAGCGGCCCCCTGGTGGCCCGCTTCGCCGACAACACGCACAAGATTATCGCCAGCCACTTTGCTCATGACCCGGCCAAGCTGCAAGAGGCCGCCCGCAATCTTTCGGCCGGCATCGATACAAACCGCGACGGCTACGATCTGCTGCTCAGCTTCACGGCCCTGCCCGGCCTGAATCTCTACTTGCAGTTCAATGGGGCCGAAGAGGGCTTTCCGGCCTCCGCCGGCCTGATGTTCCACCGCTCGTCCGAGACCTTCATGGGCCTCCAGTGCCTCTTTATCCTGGGCACCTATCTGACCGGCCGTCTGATCGGTTCGGACGGGTCACCCTAA
- a CDS encoding nucleoside recognition domain-containing protein, whose protein sequence is MNVVFLVMVAVAFLFAAWHQVLWVPVEGAVAPMAALSTAMIESAAGAVDLAIGLVGVMTLFLGLMKVAEAGGMLRILARLIRPLMVRLFPDVPADHPAMGAMILNLSANALGLGNAATPFGIRAMQALDQLNSRKGSATDAMALFLAINTSSITLLPTGVIALRAAAGSTDPAGILPTTLFATIGSTAAAIVAAKVYRRFSPVGTVGGEDEEQAVDASPDVSDQDDTEAAAYPLWVSVTALGFLVALVPLAVLYGRFISPWIVPGLMIFFLAFGALRRVRVYEVLVEGAKEGFQVALRIIPYLVAILVAVGMLRASGAMDALVGLLGAVTEPLGLPAEALPMALMRPLSGSGAYGIMAAIINDPAIGPDSYTGYLVSTLQGSTETTFYVLAVYYGAVQIRRIRHTLAAALTADLAGVVCAILACLYVFGF, encoded by the coding sequence ATGAATGTGGTCTTTCTCGTCATGGTGGCGGTCGCCTTCCTGTTCGCGGCCTGGCACCAGGTGTTGTGGGTCCCGGTGGAAGGCGCCGTCGCGCCCATGGCGGCACTCTCCACCGCCATGATCGAGTCCGCAGCCGGCGCCGTGGATCTGGCCATCGGACTGGTGGGCGTCATGACCCTTTTTCTCGGGCTGATGAAGGTGGCAGAGGCGGGCGGCATGCTCAGGATTCTGGCCCGTCTGATCCGACCGCTCATGGTGCGCCTCTTCCCGGACGTGCCGGCCGACCATCCGGCCATGGGCGCCATGATCCTAAACCTGTCGGCCAATGCCCTGGGATTGGGCAACGCCGCCACGCCGTTCGGCATCCGCGCCATGCAGGCCCTGGATCAGCTCAATTCCCGGAAAGGGAGCGCCACCGATGCCATGGCCCTGTTTCTGGCCATCAACACCTCATCCATCACCCTCTTGCCAACCGGCGTCATCGCTTTGCGGGCCGCCGCCGGTTCGACCGATCCGGCCGGCATATTGCCGACCACCCTGTTCGCCACCATCGGATCGACCGCCGCGGCGATCGTGGCCGCCAAGGTGTATCGACGATTCTCCCCTGTGGGGACCGTCGGCGGAGAGGATGAAGAACAGGCCGTCGATGCGTCCCCGGATGTTTCGGACCAGGACGATACGGAGGCGGCGGCTTATCCCCTGTGGGTCAGCGTGACCGCCCTGGGGTTTCTGGTGGCCCTGGTGCCGCTGGCCGTCCTTTACGGGCGCTTCATTTCTCCCTGGATCGTGCCCGGATTGATGATTTTTTTCCTGGCATTCGGCGCCCTGAGGCGGGTGCGGGTCTACGAAGTGCTGGTGGAGGGGGCCAAGGAGGGGTTTCAGGTGGCCCTGCGCATCATTCCCTACCTGGTGGCCATTCTGGTGGCGGTGGGCATGCTGCGCGCCTCCGGCGCCATGGACGCCCTGGTGGGGCTCCTGGGGGCGGTCACCGAACCGCTGGGACTGCCGGCCGAGGCGCTGCCCATGGCCTTGATGCGGCCCCTGTCCGGATCCGGCGCCTACGGCATCATGGCGGCCATTATCAATGATCCGGCCATCGGGCCGGACAGTTATACCGGCTATCTGGTCAGCACCTTGCAAGGTTCCACCGAGACGACCTTCTATGTGCTGGCGGTCTATTACGGCGCTGTCCAGATCCGGCGCATCCGTCACACCCTGGCCGCGGCATTGACCGCCGATCTGGCCGGCGTGGTCTGCGCGATCCTGGCGTGTCTCTACGTATTTGGTTTCTAA